CACTGAACCAGAATTATTAACTTTGAATTTGTGGATCTGAACATTATGACTACCGCTTTATAAGTAAAATCAATATGTCAATGATTAAGTTTGTACGCATCTTACTACTCTTAGACACACAAAATTTGGTTTGATCTACTTAATTCGATGGTCCATTATTTTGGGAAGTGAATTGTTAGATTTGCTGTTTTTGAAGCATCTTGCCTATGAGTATGCAAAAGGGGGTGCTTGTTTAGTATTGGTGGCAAGGAGACAGAAGCAACTTCAAGAAGTGGCTTGTAAGGCACGACAGCTTGGATCACCTGATGTGATTATTGAAACCGGCGATGTTTCAAAGGTGGAAGACTGTAAGCAATTCGTTGATGCTGCTTTAAATCACTTTGGTAGATGTACGTACATATATCAAACTCTctagtttcaattcatcacttTGGTTGTAGCTACTATTGTTTGATGACTTCAATGGCGCAGTGGATCATTTAGTGAACAATGCCGGGATTGGTCCGGTCTGCATGTTTGAAGACGCCACTAATGTCGACGATTTTGCTCCAATTATGGTGATTGTCTTTGTCCAATATTAATCTAGGGTAGGTTCGGAATTCGAAAGCAAGCCATTAATAATCTGTCTTATGATGCAGAACATAAACTTCTGGGGTTCTGTTTATTGCACCCATTTCGCAATTCCGCACCTAAGAAAGAGCAGAGGGAAGATCGTTGTGATTGCTTCAATTGTTCAATTGCGTCCAATACCAAGAGTCAGCATCTACAGTGTACGTAAAAAGATGGACATAGATTCTGGATCTCCTGTCTATATGGAAACGGACTAGACGGtccagttttgtttttgtttttggttattttttagGCCCACTTCAATTGGTGATCCGACCCATTCACATTTTAGAACTCATCCCGAGCAATAACGTCGTTAGAaataaaatcaagttgatcTCATACCAATTGATatggtttcaaaacacatttatcttgCCATACATAAATGGATAATAGGATCCaatccatttattttttatcaccGATCCAATCTATTGTTACAATCcagttttttccaaaataaatgcGCGCGTTCTGAAATCATATGAAATAGGTTCCGATCAACACGATTTTTGGCGTGGCTCTAAAAATTGAAAAGGTTGAATTATCAAAGCAGAtccggaaagaaaaaaaacatgtcctacaaaaataggaaaatatgTATAGAGAGATATGCCTTGATTTCAACTCATCTTGGATTGATTTGTCAAAAATCTCTTATATCTTCAGGCAAGCAAGGGAGCACTAGTGAGCTTCTACGAGACACTAAGAGTTGAAGTTGGTTCAGATATTGGGATAACGATTGTCGCTCCCGGATTGATAGACTCAGAAATGACTAAAGGTGAATCCACGTCAAAGGTAAGTTGcttttttgaagaatttgaacAATGGAATTGTGAATTCTTCAAGCTAAAAAGTtgttttgataaaaataaaagtgtTACATTGGAACAGAATATTTGAGACAATTAAGAAGGCTTGAAATTCGAAATTGtggtttttcttttaatattgtgcGACGGTCGTGGTGGAGAAAGAGTGATTGTGGAGGTAGAGAAGTGATGTGGTTACGGAGTGGTGGTGGAACTGTGGTGTAGCAGAGAGATCGGGGTGGCCGGGGAAACAAATTGGATTGTTGCGAGGGGAAATAACGGGGCGTGCTTTGGAAGAAGCAATAGATTACCGAGCTGCCATATTGGAATAACACCCGCATCTCTGAATACTCGAAGTTTTGTACttgaaacaaattttcaaaaaactactCTGAGTTTTAGCAAAAGATGGTATGAATCGATATTGCTACGTTCCAATTCATTCTCGATACCTCCCAAGGAAAATCTCAAATTGGATCCCAAATAGACAGATTACATGAGTTTATTAATGTGCTTATGCACTCTTCGAAATTCGAATAGGAATCTCTTTTCTGAAAGATTCTAGCTTTCGTGCTTTAATTGGGTGGGTACGTGACTCCTGGATGACGAAGGCATCCTTGGGCTGATCTTGCAGTTCCTACAGGGTAGAAATGATGGGGTTGGGTCATagattttccttccttttcctaCATTTCGCTCAAAGGGTTGAAGGGAGATGCTCTAAGCATTGAAGAATCAAGGAGACTCAAacttttactcatatttttaaGACTACTGCTTCTCTCAATTTACGACCGTGCCACAACTAAACTTTTTACCAGAGTTTATGCTTAGATTTGAATTTCTCCATTGAAGTGCTTCATACCAAATGAAGTTTTGCCCGTTTTGAGTAAAAATATGGgcaagggctggagatgctctaagcatTTGAGAATCGATGGATTCCAGTTTAGGTGTAATTTCAGTTCCTAATTTCCTCTTTGTTTTTGACTGTATAGGCTGGAATGGATGGTTTTCCAGTGGAGTCAACAGAGGGGTGCACCAAAGCAATTTTCAAGAGCATTTGCAGGGGAGACAGGTACTTGATAGAGCCAGCTTGGGTGAGGTTGATACATCTGTGGAATTTGCTTTGTCCAGAGGCTATAGAAAGCTTCATCCGTTGGGTTTTAATCACTAGGCCCAACAactcaaaccctaaccccaattCTGGACAACTCAAGGCTGACTAAAGA
This DNA window, taken from Rhododendron vialii isolate Sample 1 chromosome 8a, ASM3025357v1, encodes the following:
- the LOC131335193 gene encoding 11-beta-hydroxysteroid dehydrogenase-like 2 isoform X1; the encoded protein is MLPLLSSMDSIHKLLNIVLPLISLLSLFIFLPPILLFKISSSILRSVFSENVSEKVVLITGASSGIGKHLAYEYAKGGACLVLVARRQKQLQEVACKARQLGSPDVIIETGDVSKVEDCKQFVDAALNHFGRLDHLVNNAGIGPVCMFEDATNVDDFAPIMNINFWGSVYCTHFAIPHLRKSRGKIVVIASIVQLRPIPRVSIYSASKGALVSFYETLRVEVGSDIGITIVAPGLIDSEMTKGESTSKAGMDGFPVESTEGCTKAIFKSICRGDRYLIEPAWVRLIHLWNLLCPEAIESFIRWVLITRPNNSNPNPNSGQLKAD
- the LOC131335193 gene encoding 11-beta-hydroxysteroid dehydrogenase-like 6 isoform X2, with translation MLPLLSSMDSIHKLLNIVLPLISLLSLFIFLPPILLFKISSSILRSVFSENVSEKVVLITGASSGIGKHLAYEYAKGGACLVLVARRQKQLQEVACKARQLGSPDVIIETGDVSKVEDLDHLVNNAGIGPVCMFEDATNVDDFAPIMNINFWGSVYCTHFAIPHLRKSRGKIVVIASIVQLRPIPRVSIYSASKGALVSFYETLRVEVGSDIGITIVAPGLIDSEMTKGESTSKAGMDGFPVESTEGCTKAIFKSICRGDRYLIEPAWVRLIHLWNLLCPEAIESFIRWVLITRPNNSNPNPNSGQLKAD